Below is a window of Shewanella khirikhana DNA.
TCCTTTATATGGAAGGCGCCTGCGGTGTGCGCCTGCGTCCTGACGATGATATCGAGCCCATCTTTAAAAATGGCCGCGCGTCCATTTCTCTGGGTTACATCGGCTTGCATGAAACCGTCAATGCCCTCTATGGCACCGAGGAGCATGTGTACGACTCGCAGCAGCTCAGACAAAAAGCCCTCGCCATTGTGGCGCGTCTTAAGCAAGCCACCGAGCAGTGGAAGCAGGAAACAGGTTATGGCTTCAGCCTTTACAGCACTCCGAGCGAGAGTCTGTGCAGCCGCTTTGCCAAGCTGGATACCAAGGCCTTTGGGGTAATTGCCGGGGTGACCGATAAGGGCTATTACACCAACAGCTTCCACCTGGATGTGGAAAAGAAGGTGTCGCCTTTTGACAAAATCGACTTCGAGGCGCCGTACCCTGAACTCGCCAGCGGTGGCTTTATCTGTTACGGCGAATATCCCAACATGCAGCACAACCTCGAGGCGCTGGAGGATGTGTGGGACTACAGTTACAGCCGCGTGCCTTACTATGGCACCAACACCCCTATCGATGAGTGCTACGACTGCGGCTTTACCGGCGAATTTGACTGCACCAGCAAAGGCTTTGTCTGTCCTTCCTGCGGCAACCACGAACCCAGCCGGGTGTCGGTGACCCGCCGGGTGTGTGGCTACCTTGGCAGCCCGGATGCACGTCCGTTCAACCACGGCAAGCAGGAAGAAGTAAAGCGCCGGGTCAAGCATCTCTGAAGGCGGAAATCAGGTGAACTACCATCAGTACTTTCCGCTGGATGTGGTCAACGGGCCGGGCACCAGGGCGACCCTGTTTGTGTCCGGCTGCGAGCATCGATGCCGTGGCTGCTATAACCAGTCCACCTGGGATGAAAAAAGTGGCCACCCCTTTGATGCGGCCATGAAGGCGCGGATTATCAGCGATCTCAATGACAGCCGCATTCGCCGCCGAGGGCTTAGTCTCTCCGGTGGCGATCCGCTGCTGCCCGCCAATATTGAGGCGCTGCGCAGCTTGGTCATCGAGGTGCGCGAGCAGTGCCCCGGTAAAGACATCTGGCTGTGGACCGGTTATCGCCTCGAAGACTTTTCCGCGGCCCAGGCCAGCTTGGCGGCGCTGGTGGATGTGATAGTGGATGGCCGCTTTGAGAAGGCGCTGTTTGACCCCAAGTTGCGGTTTCGCGGCAGCAGTAATCAGCGGATTTTGGCCCGAACGCCAGG
It encodes the following:
- the nrdG gene encoding anaerobic ribonucleoside-triphosphate reductase-activating protein, with protein sequence MNYHQYFPLDVVNGPGTRATLFVSGCEHRCRGCYNQSTWDEKSGHPFDAAMKARIISDLNDSRIRRRGLSLSGGDPLLPANIEALRSLVIEVREQCPGKDIWLWTGYRLEDFSAAQASLAALVDVIVDGRFEKALFDPKLRFRGSSNQRILARTPGGFVPWQS